One genomic segment of Colias croceus chromosome 16, ilColCroc2.1 includes these proteins:
- the LOC123698742 gene encoding LOW QUALITY PROTEIN: myogenesis-regulating glycosidase-like (The sequence of the model RefSeq protein was modified relative to this genomic sequence to represent the inferred CDS: inserted 1 base in 1 codon), giving the protein MPINKDFFFFAKIVLAVLSAASVYAVDIKILDTPDIKLQLENNPYGGINVISDRKGLRETISVIGRHAGDIKDTNQDGDIILQYENDTRLTITAKEVTNGHLITFTWLSGNKERLEDCVNLGSHHWYGGPQQKRQYWPIEKLLLQDYSYVTKEADNCAVAEPYWLNSNGIFYYFDKKVPLFVNQNNIDKNAACFYAEIKPPYSKKREINELVYALGIFDNPRAAHEFAIERYLKKPNGLPDEGMLTYPIWSTWARYKRGINHDVVLRFANEIITHDFKRSHIEIDDVWEKCYGSLTVDERKFPDFKNTIANLKEMGFRVTMWAHPFINKNCEPWYSEAVEKGYLVLSEYGSVETSWWNDNGTTTAYIDFTNPDARVWYTDRLKNLQMEYGVDSFKFDGGESSWSPQIPVLKGDXQRPGVITADYVRTVAQFGPLVEVRTGYRTQDLPVFLRMIDKDSYWTFENGLPTVITTLLQLNMNGYPLVLPDMIGGNGYNEPPSKELFIRWLQASTFMPSLQFSYVPWDLDNETIAISKKFTELHEAFAPKLLEACARAVQDGSPVNPPIWWIEPNNTETYDIWDQYMLGETILVAPVIEHGAKKRDVYLPNGKWLAQGNPDKIHDGGDWIRGYSAPLDTLPYFIKV; this is encoded by the exons ATGCCGATAAATAAAga tttttttttttttgcaaaaatagtGCTCGCAGTGTTATCAGCTGCGAGTGTGTATGCTGTGGATATCAAGATATTGGATACACCAGATATAAAACTTCAACTGGAAAATAATCCCTATGGTGGAATTAACGTTATATCCGATCGCA AGGGTCTCCGAGAAACCATTTCCGTGATAGGCCGTCACGCAGGAGACATTAAAGATACGAATCAAGATGGAGACATCATCCTACAATACGAGAACGACACACGACTCACTATTACGGCTAAAGAAGTGACCAATGGCCATCTCATTACTTTTACCTGGCTCTCAGGAAACAAAGAGCGGCTTGAAGATTGCGTTaacttag GTAGCCATCATTGGTACGGAGGACCTCAACAAAAACGTCAGTACTGGCCAATCGAAAAGCTACTTTTACAAGATTATTCCTACGTCACGAAAGAAGCAGACAATTGTGCAGTTGCAGAACCTTACTGGCTCAATTCTAACGGCATTTTCTATTACTTCGACAAGAAAGTTCCCCTTTTCGTCAACCAGAATAACATAGATAAGAATGCTGCGTGTTTCTATGCAGAAATAAAACCTCCCTATTCAAAAAAGAGGGAAATAAACGAATTAGTTTACGCTTTGGGTATTTTTGATAACCCAAGGGCAGCACATGAGTTTGCCATAGAAAGATATTTGAAGAAACCCAATGGATTGCCAGATGAAGGCATGTTAACGTACCCTATATGGTCTACGTGGGCAAGATATAAAAGAGGGATTAACCATGACGTAGTATTAAGGTTTGCAAATGAAATCATTACCCATGATTTTAAACGCAGTCACATCGAGATAGATGATGTTTGGGAAAAATGCTATGGATCTCTTACTGTGGATGAGAGGAAGTTTCCTGACTTTAAGAATACTAttgctaatttaaaagagatgGGATTTAGAGTTACGATGTGGGCTCATCcgtttattaataagaattgTGAACCATGGTATTCGGAGGCAGTGGAAAAAGG TTATCTGGTATTATCCGAATACGGTTCAGTAGAAACCAGTTGGTGGAATGACAATGGTACCACCACAGCATACATCGACTTCACCAACCCAGACGCGCGTGTCTGGTACACGGACAGGCTGAAGAACTTGCAAATGGAGTATGGCGTGGATAGCTTTAAGTTCGACGGTGGAGAGTCTAGTTGGTCGCCGCAG ATTCCAGTACTTAAAGGCG ATCAACGACCAGGCGTCATAACGGCGGATTACGTGCGAACTGTGGCACAGTTTGGGCCTTTAGTGGAAGTTAGAACTGGATAtag GACGCAAGATTTACCCGTCTTCCTGCGCATGATAGACAAAGACAGTTACTGGACCTTCGAGAACGGTCTTCCAACAGTAATCACCACGTTACTCCAACTGAACATGAACGGCTACCCTCTGGTGTTGCCAGATATGATCGGTGGCAATGGTTATAATGAACCTCCGTCGAAAGAACTATTCATACGGTGGTTGCAAGCGTCTACATTTATGCCGAGTCTACAGTTTTCGTATGTGCCGTGGGATCTTGATAATGAG ACAATAGCAATAAGCAAGAAATTCACTGAACTACACGAAGCATTCGCGCCAAAACTACTAGAGGCGTGTGCGAGAGCTGTACAAGACGGGTCACCCGTCAACCCGCCTATTTGGTGGATAGAACCTAATAATACAGAAACTTATGATATTTGGGACC AGTACATGCTAGGTGAAACGATTTTAGTTGCTCCTGTAATAGAACATGGCGCAAAGAAACGTGACGTCTACTTGCCAAACGGAAAATGGCTGGCGCAAGGAAATCCAGACAAAATACATGACGGTGGTGATTGGATAAGAGGTTATTCAGCGCCATTGGATACTTTgccttattttataaaagtgtaG
- the LOC123698743 gene encoding myogenesis-regulating glycosidase-like translates to MQEDQVYPIQHAHQNYTPYVTQEADNANIVERYWLNSAGEYIYVHPQVPLFVDYNLLQPNHICFGAQIAEPYSTKRTHTELSYDIWFLSDVKAAHKHAVANYLGKPSGLPDFRMVQHPIWSTWAQYSYDVTGQKVMDFANEIREHGFNDSQLEIDDLWETCYGSMEVDTNKFPNMTHLVEEVKKLGFRVTIWLHPFINGGCEPWYSEALNNGYLVLNEEGSPTASWWNNNGTSPGLIDFTNPAAAGWWSSRVRNLLDTHGFDSAKFDAGQSSYSPQVPVQNGDIDLHPHHIVDAFVRTCAEFGDMVEVRAAFMTQDLPIFVRMVDRDSIWGINNGLPTVITTTFQMNLNGYPFVLPDMIGGNGYNLNHAQADIPSKELFIRWVQANTFLPSMQYSYVPWNFDNETIEISKKYTDLHAEYADQIYAAMHASVHDGSPVNPPLWWIDPTDPEALVIADEYLLGEEILVAPVLKEGARTRNIYLPAGTWFEEGDPDRAHLGPIWLKNYPAPLETLPYFVKHKENVSDSATIPTLTLATFVLALAIIFV, encoded by the exons ATGCAAGAGGACCAAGTGTATCCCATTCAGCACGCACACCAGAACTACACGCCATACGTCACACAAGAAGCCGACAACGCAAACATAGTCGAGCGATACTGGCTCAACTCAGCCGGCGAATACATCTACGTACACCCACAAGTACCTTTATTCGTTGACTACAACCTCCTTCAGCCAAATCACATCTGTTTTGGAGCTCAAATCGCTGAACCCTATTCCACTAAAAGAACACACACAGAACTTTCATATGATATCTGGTTTTTGTCGGACGTTAAAGCAGCGCATAAACATGCGGTGGCCAACTATTTGGGGAAACCGTCTGGCTTACCAGACTTTCGCATGGTACAACACCCCATCTGGTCCACTTGGGCTCAATACTCTTATGACGTCACTGGACAGAAAGTTATGGACTTTGCCAATGAAATAAGAGAGCATGGATTCAACGATTCGCAGTTGGAAATTGATGATCTTTGGGAGACGTGTTACGGTTCGATGGAAGTCGATACAAATAAGTTTCCAAATATGACTCATCTGGTCGAAGAGGTGAAAAAATTAGGATTCCGCGTTACAATCTGGCTGCATCCATTTATAAATGGAGGATGTGAACCTTGGTACTCCGAAGCCTTGAACAATGG CTATCTAGTACTCAATGAAGAAGGAAGCCCAACAGCTTCCTGGTGGAACAACAACGGCACTTCACCAGGTCTGATCGACTTCACGAACCCGGCCGCGGCGGGCTGGTGGTCCTCTAGAGTGAGGAACCTTCTCGATACTCACGGCTTTGATAGCGCTAAGTTTGACGCTGGACAGAGCAGCTATTCGCCACAG gtGCCAGTACAGAATGGAGATATAGATCTGCACCCACACCACATAGTAGACGCATTCGTGAGAACTTGCGCAGAATTCGGAGATATGGTGGAAGTCAGAGCAGCATTTAT GACTCAAGACCTCCCCATTTTCGTGCGCATGGTAGACAGAGACTCCATCTGGGGCATCAACAACGGCCTGCCCACGGTCATCACAACCACCTTCCAGATGAACCTGAACGGCTATCCCTTCGTGCTGCCAGACATGATCGGCGGCAACGGATACAACCTGAACCACGCGCAAGCTGACATTCCTTCGAAAGAACTGTTTATTCGCTGGGTTCAAGCGAACACGTTCTTACCGTCGATGCAATATTCGTATGTGCCGTGGAACTTTGATAATGAG ACGATCGAAATAAGCAAGAAGTACACAGACCTCCATGCAGAATATGCTGACCAGATCTATGCGGCCATGCATGCGTCCGTTCATGACGGGTCACCTGTAAACCCTCCGCTGTGGTGGATCGACCCTACGGACCCTGAGGCTCTGGTTATCGCTGATG AATACCTATTAGGGGAAGAGATCCTTGTCGCTCCAGTTCTTAAGGAAGGTGCTAGAACCCGTAACATCTACCTTCCAGCTGGCACATGGTTCGAAGAAGGCGACCCAGATAGGGCTCATTTGGGACCCATTTGGCTCAAAAACTACCCAGCTCCTTTAGAGACACTTCCCTACTTCGTGAAACATAAAGAAAATGTATCTGATTCCGCAACTATTCCTACCTTAACTTTAGCAACTTTCGTATTAGCGCtagcaattatttttgtttaa